The genomic region caaatgtcggatcctcccgaaatgaagttgattatcttggcatccgcgggaggtgatgctgctcgctcaggatccttctcagtatcctgacctttattcttctttcttcctaagagatctttcagatatcccttgcttagaagatagcttatttctttccttagagcaatgcaatcctcagttacatgtccgaaatcttcgtggaaagcacaccattttgacttatctttccagtcagccttttgttgattctttcgaggccacctagccttgTCTCCTAGACCCTGTATGGCATACATCAATTCgggaatgttaacagaaaagcaatattcagacaactcaggatactcttcaggatcctcatcttcgacagcattcactctcttgttttcatttctaccatatggcttaggCCGATATGACTTGAATGAGGATTCTaacttcctgttagttgactcATAAGTGTTAGATgagttcatcctttcttgcatcttCCTGTCATCCTCCAgacggatatatctcaaagccctgttacgagcttcgtcgagattcctgcagggattcattacaagatcctgataaaactgagaatccttttgtaattccatcttgaaagcttgcacagctattgcaacatcaagatgtgggatatccaaggattctcgactgaatttgttcacataatccctcaaggattcctgaggcccttgagttatcctgtaaagatcactggttagtttctcaaaactccgactacaagaaaattgactgttaaataaattaaccaaatgagcaaacgaagtaattgagtgaggaggaacgtttaacagccattttaaggctgatcctgttagagtagaaccaaatcccttgcacaagcacgcttccttgagctccggatggatagggttaatctccattctttccctatactgagcattatgctcctcaggatccgtagttccgacgtaaagcttcatgttgggggtttgaaatctctttgggatctcagcatcacagataggatgtgcaaaacgagatatcttatggctgtCTTGGGACACTTCCAGGATCGGctggaccaccccaggtacactggatatcatgtccttcaacttttgaagttcCCTAGTAAGTGTtgatgtcacacctgtatcctgcaaagatccactaTTGTTAGTAGcatgagtattattattatttgacacgTTACCCGTTggaggattttgcccatatcctgaagcatatcctgagctcctcatggttgacatcctgaccgaggagggtatttcaggagtatgattctgaggaagactGGGCACAAtgttccccctgttatcctcagtatacacagctgaactaaagttcaacgctctagggtgtaatggagtgacattatcctcagcagatctgctcgagccagacttcaggagttgtatttcccttaaaagcatttggtttgtttcctattgctgcctcatttgttcctgcacacttccaaataaagtaagaatttcatcattagaagctagaACGGGAGCAGATTCCTGAACACTAcgggtagggataatatcctgaggtcgTGAAGAGGCTGGCGTCCTTGGAGGAGGtagtggaagcaccgaaccagtagtagcagaagtcatagcagacacagtagaggaactcatgtttgatcttgaggccattatggacaatgtggcaaaaagttttgaaaatagaaaactgattagcgatttgacaaaaatttttagtaaagagagcaccacttgccccacggtgggcgccaaattgttttggtcaaaaattgccgaagcaatttagtgatcaaattagttaagtgaggtagtgtgctaagagaatgtgttcaaaaatatgttaattgagttatttgcaaaaacagtttcaggatacggctcaggatatagagtcatatctgtgatcaaacaatgagcaaaaaagtaaagtaaatgacacgagatgtacgaggaaagcccttgatcaatctagatcgccggcataaaacctcgggagctgacaatcgcagctgccttgttcttctattgcttcaaatatcaggatacagtgcaggatgtggtgcggatcgagtaagtgttacaacgaaatttgaatacaagtgtgttGTTTGCAATGAGCTAGAAAGTGAAAGTATGCGAGAGTGTTAGTGGAGATTGTGTgtcttaaactgatccgcccccatctatttatagtaaagataaaataacaaactatcctaaacttccgggatccaccgaatattccttcatcgaacgttgtagacctggtctttcgggctcaacgtctctccttcaacaaactcgtctgagtcctgaggagaagaagtcctcttGACTGTTAGCAAGTCTCAgcctttaacctgcacgtggttaattaataaacctcaggatatcgcccaagatgttaccaatatcctcttccagcatcctggtcacaaataaacaaacaaaggcaggatattggtcaggatatgtatgcttagaaaatgagcCATAACAGTAGACagtgttatttttttaaattatgtatacccaGATTCATACCCAACTAGTACAAGATATGCgaatcatgcgacgatcaaaataatcgcgggtgcacacgggattatagtgattaGCTCATGAGAACCacagagtgtactactgtgtatgctAAGACACGGACCCGTAACacgacaccgaatacgaaacgaatgtaacatggtcaaaacatggtggatacgccgctggtacttcctatatataagtgttttaccatgttaccaaactttcataaaacgtgccatgagaaattcagtgttttgtagacctttggacctaatacaaactttagacaactcacaaacgcaaTATATCCGATTATCCAGGACGAGACTTCATTATTAACACGCTActttcatctatccaacactcaTGCGATTCTTATACTTGTGTTCATTAAGAGTAACTCGCTCACTTCCATACTTATATTTACTCTTCATCATTCTTTCTCTTATACGAATCCCGTTCACGAACAAGTCTGTTTAAACATTCGAATCCTAACTTATCTCACTACCTTTTAAACCGTCTTTTTATTCTTTATTCTTGTGTAAACGTATTTAGTAGGCCGTTAATACTTTATTTTACCAAATTTTCTCATTCCACTCAAAAAGCAATTTTTTATGAATATGTGGTTTTATACTACCCTTAAAACTTCCTATACAACCTACCTCACTCGTATTGATTACAAACTGTTTTATAAAGGCCTCCTTCGTGAATACGATACATTTGTAAAACAACTCCAAATTTAGCTATTCAAAATCGTTTTACCTATACATGTAACCCCAACCGAAGTGAAACGGTGACCCTCCCTAAAAACTGGATGGATATGTACGGAGAGACATGGGAGGGAAAACGTGCAGCAGAACCACCTTGAacatcaggtacggtctggctgaagaccttaaAACTTCCTATACAACCTACCTCACTCGTATTGATTACAAACTGTTTTATAAAGGCCTCCTTCGTGAATACGATACATTTGTAAAACAACTCCAAATTTAGCTATTCAAAATCGTTTTACCTATACATGTTTCACCCATGCTTATGCCTCAAAACCATTTTTGCCAAACAAATCCccttacaaacctattttgcttTTCTCCCCAAAATTtcgtacttttcaaaacgtttcaaaattTCCAAGTCTCAATTTTTTGCCAAACTCTTCAAGTctacctcttgaataaatttcgagacgaaatttcctaaaggaggggagactgtaatgccctgcgttttcatactttccatatttagaaaccattgcttgAAATTCTATTTTTGGGAAATCTTGCGTTCTTGTAATCGTTCGctctttgtaatcgttgtaaaatccgagacttggatcataaataaaactcGTATTTTGTTAAATTCATGTTTTACATACTCAATACATGCTCATACATTCGATTTCGTGAAACAATTTATGCTTATTCGTAATTCTTGGAAACTACGTGCTAAAATTGTAAATACGTGAAACTTATGCATAAAACGTGTTTGGATCATAAACGATACATGAATGCGACCGTCATACGCttaattatacttggtttatgttCCTCATACTTGATTTGCCCTTAAACTAGGTTTTAATAGCGAAAATAGTCCCTAAAAGGCCTTAAAACACTAAATAACAAACTCTAGGGGCCAAAGTGCAATTAACTGAAACTTGGTCTCCAGCCCCCCCCCCCTGTCATGGCCCGCTAAGCTAACCCCTTCCCCTACGAGGCCCGCGTGAACTGTGAATCCGGAGACAGCCCCTTCCAGCTCGTGTATTGGTCGGTTATTTGTGTTTTTGTTAGGTTCTAGGTGTGTTTCTTGCACTTAATACTCAACTACAACCAACCCTAACCCTCCCCTATAAAAACCAAGCATCCTCCATACTTCATACACTTTTCAAACACCTCTAAATCACTCTCAAACACCCTCAAACAGCTGCAGATTCGGAGTTTGGACAGATTCGATACAAGTTCTTCAAACAAGCATAACTTCTtcgtttcttgtccgttttagctcattctttttcctatgtgcttggattttccttagcttcgattccatgggtgATTCACAgcaaataagtccctggaactccggcaaaaaggctccaaagttcactgttcgTTTTGTTTTAAATCAAACTTTGTTTatacttgtttaaacttgagtctaactcactcaaacccatgtccttatgcttataaccacttttatggttagttaagcttaaaaacggggctgagacatacgaaatcagaggttaaacctcACATATATTCtattttgtttagggtttttgacccacaagtgatgttcaagcttcaagcttgatgaaggtgtgattgtggactaacttgggttgtccaatataaaatccccacattacatgatgatttctcatagtatAGTCATTTACATTCTTGTATTATTcatagttcatgaccctccttgtatgtttttacatcaagtatagtggtgaacacataagaggtgcctaaatggaagcttgttcttcctacctcctacatgatttccatgatacttagaggtacctaagtgaagatcttaatcttctacctcatgcttgactattggacataataatacatataatacctATAATTAGATACTATTTAACATTCAAACCCTTGATGGTgaacttgtgttcattcgtcataGTGTTAGAGTAACATCAcctaagacataagacttgttacgattctaatgagtacaCTACttatgaaaacattaacccttgaggtttcatagtgtcaaaaaCAAGTACTTGTGTTAAAGGGTGATTATTTTCATATATTATTACATGTTATTTTAAactccgaatctcgactctaatcATGCTTGAACTTTAGCCCTTATACATTCGACCTCCTAATTTCGTTACTCATTAACAATTGGATAATcagaaagcatatgcaaattttatgagtacacttgacccattttccttttaatacactttgggtgcaacatgttttacttgttaaaAATGCACGATTCACAAACATGCTCTGTTCAATCAATCCTTATACATGCTTTGTTATGCTTAAGTTCATGCTAGAATTCATACTACTTGTTAACCCGCCTTAACAATTAtaacgctataggagtagcacaccacccgatggggttttgttaagttatattctTTACGGTCTCGATATTGTTATATCGAGGGATGTTATTATTCATACTTTACGGTCTCGATGTTGCTACATCGAGGGATGTTATTatactagtggacacttgggTTTGACTTTTAGTTATGCATGATAGTTTGACCTTGTATACCAAAATGCTATGTTGGATTGAAAATACTTTTTATACATATGACACGAGTctaaaacttgtgtactcgccaatacctttgtattgaactacactttaagatatgttgcaggtttagcgatgatgttgatgatgcatgAAATCctgtaggatgcttagatacacactttaaaatttgtattcatattgtattgtatttcattattcatgttgttgtattttgcttcaaatccttgtaattgattctttagaaatggaatgaaattattatttaaatacttgtcacaattattagtgttatgatgtctcgagcaatctatttcgtctcactccgatgtttccaccatcggttggggtgtgacatttgaacATATTTGTTTCGGTTTATAGGTGTTTGTTGAACATGGTTTGTTCTTTGTTGCTCATGGTTCTGTTTTGTATGTGTTACAGGTTTTTGAAATGGAAGCTGGAAGGATGGATTGGAACCGGaagattttatgtttattttaagacaatgttgaaTGTAATGTGTTATTTTGGGACATGGATTGTGTTTGGATTGTTTTGAACATCAGATGTTTCGATTGCTATTTGGTATGTTAAGAAAGTAGACCCTTTTGtcttaaattttattatttatttatttatttattttattttattgaatTCGGGATATCTGTTTTACTATCTGAATCCCTATTATAAATTTTGGATACTCGAACTTCGGATATTCGAAATTTCGGATACAGATTAGGATGGTGAAATCTATTATCCGAAATGTTCGGATATCCAAAACTCGAATATCATCTGATTTTCCCTTAGTCTTAATTTTCTTTCAAATAGGTATTTCCCATTTCAAGCAGATGATCTTCCAAGTTGTTCTTCAAAGTCTTCTACCCCTGTTTAATACTTTACCCTCAAGTTTAATTGTTGTTTAAGATAACTATTATCACTAGTTAGATTAGGATTAGATAATAAGTCAAGGTTGCATCACATTATTTGTATAAACTATTTAACACAAGCTTCATAGTTTAAAAACCATTAATTATCTTCATGTTAAAACAAATTGTTAACAATAAGGCCAATTTTTTTTAACGTTTAAATATAATTAAGGCAAAtaggatttaaataatcctaactttcttaattggccgataataatcttaATTCAATTATTTGTCGATAATAATCCAAACTGCTCCATTTTTGGTTGATAATAGTCCGCcattaaaaatagcttaacggagttaagtttttttccgaattaaaAACCGATGTTTTGGGGATTTTtattagaacgaggatacgagccGATTTATGTAAatcttacctcgaaacggtgctccaaacggcttgatttttgttaattggaagtttaaacacccgaattgaagcaccgttttcgtcgtttAGGGAAGTATTTCGAGGTAACTTTTACATCGCTCAACTTGTATCATCGCTCCAATCAAAAGCCCAAAAACAttggtttgtaatttggaaagAAAAAACTTAACTACATTCAGTTATTTTTAAcgcagactattatcggccaaaagtgaaCCACTTCAAATTATTATTGACAAATAactgagttgagattattatcagCCAAATTGAAAAAGTTTAGATTATTTAAATTTAATTTGCCTATAATTATCCCACCTAGAGCTTACTAGCCATTAATAATGCCACCTCAGAATAGTCCTctcaccagtcccacctttcacctatttttcctacaatggtcacccgttaaaaaacttaacggagttaagcttttttccaaattacaaacagattttttagggcttttgattagaacgacgatacgagtccattgatgtaaaacttgcctcgaaacggtgctccgaACGATGAAAACAGCGCTTCAATTCgagtgtttaaatttccaattaaccaaaatcaagccACTTGGAACACCATTTCGAAgtagttttacatcaatggactcgtatcatcgttctgatcaaaaccctaaaaaatctgtttgtaatttgggaaaaaaaaaacttagctctgttaagtttttttaactagggaccattgtaggaaaaatagatgaAAGATATAACTAATCAGAGGAATATTGATTATTAGTAGAATTATTATAGTTCAATTCCCCTAATTAAAATGCTCTGACTTACATGAAACGAAACCGTTATACATAAACGTCATATTTGTAACCACCACTTATATTTTTATCGTCATGTTAGCAAATTAGCACAATGAGACAAAAAGTTACCTTATACACATAGAAAGTCTCAACTTTATGAAACAAATATATTTTAGTACACAAATAATGGCGCATTTGGTTCCTATACGATTCACAGATATTCAGTGAAATAGAATTTGACTGTTTTGTCTTTGGTTACAAAAGGAGGATGAACAGAATCCTTAATTTCGCCAAAAGTTACTACTACTATTTTTTATTGttaataaataatattatcatcCTTTTAGTTTGATTCTAAACCAGTACTTATTATATTTAATAGCACTGAATTTTATTTTATCCGTTTCATGCTAACCAAAACACAACAGAATAAAAAATggggatgtcttggaggcgaaGAGGTGGTGTGGGCTAGTCGGGTAGAAGAAGGAGGTTTTCTATGGTATCGTCATTCTTGCGTGTTGGAGTATTTGGAAAGCTAGGAATGATTTGGTGTTTTcgggaaagtatgtgaatattaATGATATTTTTAGCCAGATTAGATCATTAGGTTTTGTTTGGTATAAAAATAGATCGAATGATAGGAATGTTTCATGAGAGTCGTGGTGTAATTTTGTGAATATGTAATTGGGGTTGGCCGCTCGGTTTCGAGTTGGTGCCGTTTTTTAATAaagttttcttttaaaaaaaaacagcagaataaaaaaaaataaaaaccttaTATTATAATTCTAGTTGTTATACAAGATTCTATTTCTGTAAAAATACGACTATGCAGATCGACTAAAACCCCTCTTATAATTTTAAATCATGCACTAATATTTTATCACCGCCCAAGACGAGTTCATCTGTTAGCAATCATCGAAGAATTACTGACAAATAAATTAAAGTCCAATAGTTTTATAGTGAAATGTCAATGAATTTTACAATTTGTATAGTTATGTTTCAAACTGGCTatcatttattttaatattatttgttgAACCGAAtatcaataatttttttttaatggcTCAACGGAACACACCTTTAACGAAATACCTCCACCTTTAACCGAATATCAGTAACTTTTTTTTGAATGGTCCAGCCCACCTTTAACGAACACACCTACTCTGGGTGGGAGTCGAACCCTGCACCTCTCACAAAAGAAACCCCTTAGGGAAAACTCCTGACCACCCCACCAAAGTGGTGATGGCGAATATCAGTAATTGTCTCACCAAATTTGAACTAACTTGGTTAAGGGTTTATATGGTTAGGATTAAAGGCAAACATAAACACATTACTAATTAGTATCAATTATTCTTGATTTGCGTTAATGACAAAACTCGTGTTTAATTAATTAGAATCTCATAGATTAAGCCGTATCTAGCTTCACATAGACATGACATGAATTGAAATATTGAATTCCCCTTGTTTAGTTTCGCATAGACAATAAAACTCCAGCTAACTTTTAGCTTCACATAGACAAGAACAAACCTTGTTTAGTTCCACTTATTATAAAATTCTACCTACcttaatgtaatgtaatgtatcCTACATATGACTTATCCCAATGGGGGTCTAGAATTAGTTATAAGTTGAAAAGTGATTTAGTTCTATGGCGCATGAGAATTAAATAAACAATTTTACAAAATGTGGTTTCTAGAAATAGTTAAACAATAAAAAGCAACTTATAACATTGCAGTTCATCTTTCAGAAACTTATAAACTTTTCGCCGAGATCATGTATGTGCATGATATAATTATAAAGGcagcatcttcttcttcttctttttggggGTTACATGTTAAAGATCCTACAAAGGTAAATGCTACTAGAGTTGGTGTTAAAGATCGGAGCATGCTTCTTCCCACGATTCGAACTATCCCCGTAAAGCCAATGATGGTAATGATCAACCACAAGAAAGCGCTTCCAAAACTGGTTTCGGATCTTGATTTAGGGAGAATGGTTAACGACGGGTTAGTTTTCcgacaaaatatttatattagATCATATGAAGTTGGGCCAGATCAAACAACTTCTATAGAAACAATTATGAATCATTTGCAGGTACATATGGTAAATTTGTCATTAATATATCTGTTTGCATGTGCATGCATGCATGATCTTAAGTACTTCACAATGTTTAGGAAACAGCCCTTAATCACTTAAAGACGATTGGAATCTTGCAAGATGGCTTCGGTTCAACACCAGAGATGTGCAAGAAGAACCTAATATGGGTGATGACTAAGATGCAACTAGTAGTGGACCGTTCTCCAGCATGGTACAATAATCTTTTTTTCTAGTTCATATTATGTTTGTGTATGGTGGTAATGAGGGAGGTCGCTAGAACCGCATTAACCCTCATactatttattattatataaattaacTTGGATGCATATATATTTCAATACATTTAGGGTTTAGTTATATGACATtgaatattttttttctaaatgcATATATGcttatatacacacatacacgctcacacacacatgtatatatacatatgttcacgtttttatatatgtatattgGTTTCTAATAAAGGAAAAATGGGACAGAATTAAATAAAGAGTGCGGTATGGGAGTTCACAGTACAGTTTCAATATTTT from Helianthus annuus cultivar XRQ/B chromosome 10, HanXRQr2.0-SUNRISE, whole genome shotgun sequence harbors:
- the LOC110883188 gene encoding palmitoyl-acyl carrier protein thioesterase, chloroplastic gives rise to the protein MYVHDIIIKAASSSSSFWGLHVKDPTKVNATRVGVKDRSMLLPTIRTIPVKPMMVMINHKKALPKLVSDLDLGRMVNDGLVFRQNIYIRSYEVGPDQTTSIETIMNHLQETALNHLKTIGILQDGFGSTPEMCKKNLIWVMTKMQLVVDRSPAWGDVVQVDTWKAASGKNGMRCNWMFRDSKTGAILIRASSIWVMMNKETRRLFKELRIGLYAAYTDTLYTLRIGQYEAYKAF